Part of the Capsicum annuum cultivar UCD-10X-F1 chromosome 12, UCD10Xv1.1, whole genome shotgun sequence genome is shown below.
ACTTGTTTCTCCACCTTTCTTCAGTAACCAAAATATCAGAGTGCGAAGATGAGGCCtaagatcttcttctcatctcttcattcaagacactacgcttaacatattccatagttacaataccaccgGGAGCAGAATTACtcaaagaaactcgaagagtctcgtagagtattaagaagccaaagtccctgaatttcttcatcgaactttacacccatttAGGACATCTGGCTAAGGACAccctgaaaattatttatatgattagaaataggactgccctctttatacctgatattcatcaattgcttaagcaggaaaaacttgttattgccagtcttcgaagcataaagtgtctctagcttgtcccacaaacttctgTCATGTGTTCCATTCACAATATAATTTCTAACATTATATTCAACCCATTGTATGATATAACCACAAACCTGTAAGTGCTCAAATTCCcaatcctcatctgtcatggattAAGGTTTAGTAGACGCAAACACAGGTAGATGCATTTTattgacaaatagaagatctttcatcttgcctttccaagtatgatagttactaccattcaaacacaccatcttgctcatatttttctctatcattcaaatcaacaatcaataacaacctgtctctgataccactttgttgGAAAAGACAGGGGCACTATGAAAGAGCCCGATAAGGTAGCAGCGGCAGAATACCAAGTCTAAACTTTCTCTTCAAATTTGAATTAAGAGGAGACAAGCAAACCAGGAAAAACAAAGTAATATGTCAACAAAAGAATTACCACACAAATACGATAGGATAAGAATAAAGACAATcacacaagacaccaaatttacttgaaaaacccttcagtgtgatgagtaaaaaattatgggaccaaacctccactataatcactaAATAGTTACAATATTTTTCTGCAAAATGGACAcaaaacaagtgccaaacaataacaaataatacataaaccacagcaccaaacactagaaaaataaaggagtgaaagcacaaaaaatgcagctactgttcAGGAATGAAGAACAGGAGAAACAGGTTACTAAATCCATCTCcatcagttcctaatcaaagattgagatgagaggaacaagctgTCCAAAAATCacctcaatcggacaagaaacgaaaCGGAAATCACTATTTGAAGTTGCCAGCTGTGGCTGAAATTTGGGGTGCGaaaatctgcactatttttctctctttggctgctgaaaactctcttttatgatggtgaataagactaaaaaaatcaatatatatggCCCATAGTAATGGacctatgggcaaaagtgggttggtccaaattggactttatttatccacataggaagggaaaaaggCCTAATAACCCAACaccatcaaggcccgagacaCCCCTATATCGGCCCAACCCACTTGTGATACTGTCCGCTCTGGGTACAGGCCCGCGCGGCTTcaaaatgcgtcactagggagtaagattTGCTTACTTACATACCCAACATCCCTTCtgtgttttgtcgatgtgggactccttatctTAAGTTGGGGTGCTACAATAATCGTGTTACTGTTTACACTTCCCTTTGATGGGTCGAATAGCCCCACGCTATGTAGTCACATGATTATCTTAACTTTGTTTCCTAAAACTCGCTTTCTCATTAGAACCATGTCATCACTGTTATTACATTGTCCTTTGTGTTACATGGTTTGAGGGTTGTGTTGAATATGTTGAAGACAGAGGAAAAATCACAAGCTGGAAGAGTCTATAAGGATATGCTATAtgcatgaaaattgaaaaatatgttATAACTATTTTCTTGAAACAATTAATTACTTTTGTTAACGGCTAGTTGTTGAAGTAGTTAGAGTGGTAGTTAATTCTTCTATAAATAACTGACTATGTACTATTAACAACAACAAGTTGAATACATAAGATCTCTCATTCTActctccaaaacttcttcttctctGTTCTACCTACTttgtccttcttctttttcttcttcttctactattcAGTGCATAACTCATTGGTAAGAGTTAATGCACTGATCTAAGAATAatttcatggtatcagagccaggttcgtTGGATTAAAACTAGCTACCTTAGTCGATTCTGGAGATTGAAGAAAGGGCTCAATCACAGATTCTAGTTTTCTCAGtttcttgaaggatttcttgagTCAAGATTTGAAGGTTCAAGTAATGGGAAATGGTGTTAATGGTGTCGAAGTGGGTGGTGGATCAACCAGCAGTGCAGGAGCTATAACTACAATGGATTACAATCATCCTCTCTTTCTCAGTCCCTCAGATGTTAGTGACACACAAATCATCTCTTTCCAGTTGACAGGGGTGGAAAACTTCTCTATCTAGTTTCGATCTATGCGTATAGCCCTACTAGGAAGAAACAAGTTGGGACTAGTTGATGGTTCTTGCACTAAAAAAAGTATTCTTCTGAATTGGGCAATCACTGGAAAAGAGTGAATGCTATTGTGTTATCATGGATTATGAATTCTGTATCGAAAGAGTTACTAGGTGGATTAATGTATGCATCAGTTGCAAATGTTGTGTGGAATTAGTTGTTTGAAAGATTTAACAGAGTGGATGGTGCTAGAACTTTCAATCTACATAAGGAAAATGCCACAATATCTCAAGGAACAACTTCTGTGGGAGGAATTTGAGGCCCTTGTGCCTGCTCCTGGATGTGATTGTAAAAAATCCAAGGAGTTTGTTCTACATCTCCAAAAACTGAAGTTGTTTCAGTTTCTCATGGGACTAAATGAGACATATACACAAGCTGGAAGCCAAATACTACTTATGACTcctacttcttcctcttcttcttcttcttcttcctcttcttctgctgctgctgctgcttcttcttctgctgctgcttcttcttgttcttcttcttcctcttcctccttttcctcctcttcctcttcctcttcctcctcctcctcctcctcctcctcctgcTGCTGAATAATTTCAGGTTTTCATGTAGTACTTATGGGCGATTCATTGGTCTCCCCGTCTCCTAACAATCGCGTAGATAGGCTGAAGGGCAGTCCATATCACCTCATAGGTCACCGGTGTGTTTACTCTTGCAGCGTATGTGGTAAGGGTGTGAAACAAGTTGGATAGTTTATTAGCTAGAACTTAGACCTGTAATAGTTTTTTGGTTTCACTTGAACACGTTGCGCAGGGTATATAGATGAAATGTTACTTTTATACATACGTATCAAATCTTGAACACCCTTAACGAGATTCCTGGTTTTGCCACTTCAACACCTTAAGTAGGAAAAGTCAATCAAGAAACTAATGCAGACGTCAATTATTATTAACTTAATCACCATAGCTAGGTGACAAAAAGGGCAGCCCATTGTACTAAACCTCTGCCTTCACACATAAACTGATGCTAGTTCGACAATGGTTGGCTCGAGTTTCTCCACTACTTTCTAGCCCCCAAACCGATATCGCTCAACGAGATAATCGGATATGGAGTAACGGAAAATAAAGCAAATCTGGCGAAAAAATACTTGGTTGAAATTATCAAATGTTACATCAAGACTTCTGTAACAAATAAGCTCCAAAGAACCTGCAAAGAAAATACTACTCCAAATGCAATAATGTGTGAAAATGCTACTGGAGCTGAATCTCCCTATATTGTGGCTCGAGGCCACTCTTGCCACTTACAATACAAACTGTTACGTACTTTTTACACATtaatacaagaatgaaagaaatgATTTCTATTATATACAAGTTAAACTCTTGTATATTACATAGCGGAAATCTTAAGAGGAACAAGAAAGCAAATGCATACACCTCGAAAACTTATGAGGAACAAGAAAGCATGCATACACCCGGACGAGAAGCCCAAGCTGGAGGCAATTGTGCGTATTTATCCATGCCAGGTTGTTCATCAAATGGACATTGCATAACCTTCAATAGCTGCCAAACCTCCCCAAAATCGCCTTTCTCTGCAGCATCGATGGCACTCTGGCATAGATAGTTTCTGAGGATGTACTTTGGATTTATGGAATTCATTGAAATTTTCCTCTCTTCATCTGATACACCAGTTGTAGAGAGCTGCAAGAAGTAGAAAAGTGACACCTTAAGTACCTCAGAAACAATAGAGAAACTTGATGATTCCCAGAAGAGTCTACACAAATCAACTGCTCAAGCCACTGGTGTAAGCAGGATTTTACGCAAGCAGTGTCCGTCTATTGTCACAACTCAACTACTCAATTTGCAAATGAGTTAAGAATCTAAGTTGTGGAAGTTACAAGGCTTTACTTCTTGATGCTTTACCACCACTCTCAAGTTGCATCAGCCTATTGTGAATATTATTTACgtataaatataatgattttttTCAACAAAGAGGTATTGGATGACACGACTTGTAGAAGGATGTCTCTGCCACAGCACAAATAGAGCACAAGATGGAATATAGAAGGGGAAGAAGCTGGACGCCAATATGACACCGTTTCACAAGATGAGAACATATGAGTTGTTTTCAATGTCATTCAAGAATGGTGTTACAACTACTTCGCACCCATTGCTTACGTCTACTTTTCAATATTTCCTTTGTCGTCTTCTTTTTTAGACCCAACGGGGGAAGGGAGCTGTGGAAGCCTTGACGAATAAGGCAAGTGTGTTTTGAATATCTTTCTATGGATGGAAACTGCTCTCCGTTTCTACTTGCATTACTGGTGCCTATGGaccaaagaagaagagaaaatgtcATTTATCCTAAAAGAGCATTTAACAGTTCTAAGAACAGAACTATAACTACCTAAGTGAATAACAAGTCAAATACGGACAATCCCAGAACAAAGTCCAATTTCAAAGGATCTTATGTTCACCGTCCTTATATTATGCTAGTGCAAAATCGCTAAAGCTGGAGTTCAATAAGATATATTTATTCCAAACACATTATATGCTTCATTATTATTCGAGGAAGATACTTGTTTAAAATTGGACTGAGATGAGCTTAAATGGAATGGGAGAGACAGTCCAACCCTTGAGGTTGAGGTGGCAGCGATGCATTTTTTGAATAAGGAAATTCACAGTCACATACCTCATGTATATACCACTTTACCCAGCTTGTCCATGCTTCATTGCGTTCCATACCAATATCTAGGAGCACAGCTTTAAGAGGAATCAATAATTTATCCTCTGGAATTGCAGGATCAGCTTTGATATTTGATAGAGATCGAAAGAAATTTGTGTAATCAACTTTATCGATGGCCATATTCTTGAGTAGTTCACTAATCAACTTCTGATTGTAATTCGCCAGACCAAGTTTCCTGGTCATGATATCTTGATAATCATCCATGAATTTGTTACCATATCTAAAGAAGCCAACAGATAAAACATAAACAACAGCAGAAAAGAGAAATAATCGAGCAATCACAAAGACAGCATTTGAGCAAATGGTCAAATGCTGGTAGCCTACGGTACCTTTCCATGACATAATCTGCCTCCTCATCACTTAGCAACTCGGCAGTAGATAGAGCAGCGGTAAACTGTGCAATATTCCATAAACCTACATCTGGCTGATTTGCAAAACAATATCTTCTTCCAGGAAGATCAGTGGTATTTGGTGTATAACTGGGATCAAAAGCATCTAAAAATCCGAAGGGGCCATAGTCAATAGTGAGGCCTAACACGCTCATGTTATCAGTGTTCATCACTCCATGTGTGAAACCAACATCCTGCCATCTGGCAATCGTGGAAGCAGTTCTCTCAGCAACTTCCACTGCCCACGCTGAAATAATGCACCCAAATCAATATGCCAGGAAGCAATGTCAGAAGGTATGCACGGACTGGTGCACTTATATTCTTTCTACACGTGTATGCTACTCGGATTGTTTAGCAAGACAGTAGAGAAAAGTAGTAGCCGCCCCACCCCACAAGTGTTTTTCACTTAGAAAAAAACACACTCGGAAATAGcaaaaaagaagatgaatatCCAATAACTCAAGTTTACAGGAATTTTTCTAATTTAcctaataaaaaatgaatttgaaGACAGTTTTAGGTTAGTCATTTGGGAGAGCTTGAGAGACTAATATAGTTACTCTGTGGGGTTGGGGATTATAAATCTTATCGATAAAGGTGCTATACCACTAGCACTAGGATTCAAATTCGCTTGAAAAACCaagcaaataaaaatttaatgaagtTCACAAACGCTGAAGAATATTTGAGTATGATAAAGGGTATCACCAACAATGGAGAAGTTTGAGGCACTGATTAGCCCTCAATGAACAACTGGCGTTGTTCCCCTTGTGCACTCTATATGCAGTCGTATAAAGCAGATTAAATTTTTCATAGGCAAGGGAATCCTTATATTATCTTCAATGTAAACTATATACTTACCTGCATACTTGTTTGACGTTAAATCCACAGCTGAATTGTTTTCCTCGCCTGCGTTGAGTGATATGCCTTCGCTCCTAGTCCTATTCTCCAAATGGGGGAAGTGATATCTAATGGCATAGTCTGCCAAAGCACAAACGATCTCAAAATCCCTTTTACCTCTAGAAGCATGCAGTTGATAGGAACCAAAACGCAGAAAGGATTGAGCAACTCTGCAGACTATTGCACCAGGTTCATTTTTGGGATTTCCACTGCATGAGACGGAAGACAATAATCAATAGAAGAAACGAAAATGCACTAGAATGAATGAAGTAACAATTATCTGGAGCATAATTCTAAGACATGAATCCCTATGCAGATCCCAAACCTCCCCAGAGAGAAATATATAGGTGCTTCTCGTCAACTTCATCAAACTCCTCACGGTATCATTCTTCCAAAAGGATAGACAATTTGAAAGTCTTTTGAAGCAAAGATGCTAGACATGATGAAGAGAACACAAAATACAAATCAAGGCTAGCTAGATGGTTTCTGGCTGATATAAGCAGCTTATTGAACAACATAAAAAAGCCGCTGACGAACATACTCATAAAACATATCCCTCAAGACATCTTTTCCAGTCGTCACAAGACAAAGTGCTTGTGTTGTTGGGATTCCAAGACCATGCATTGCTTCACTGCAAAGGAATTCTCGGATGCTACTACGAAGCACTGCAAGACCATCAGCAAAACGACTATAGGGGGTCTTTCCAGCACCCTTAAGCTGCAGCTCCCACCTTTGTgactttgaattcaaaatttctcCAAGAGTAATTGCCCTACCATCCCCTAACTGACCGGCCCACGTGCCAAATTGATGTCCTCCATAATTTTGGGCATAAGATATCCTGCAGAATCAAGTCCAACCTTAGATGTTTTATAACTAATCATTCAAACACAAAGTCGACAAGCTTCAAGAAACTTACGCTCCCACCAACGGTGATGCCCCTGAGAATATAAGGGGAAAATCAGGCCTCTCAAATCTGAAAGATTAAAGAAAGTATATATCAATTGCATGAAGTCACACTTAGTATAACCATAACATTCAGCAAGCTTTTGAAAACTCACTCTTTAGGATCTAATTCAAGTAACTCCGCCACTGAATCCGACCATGCTACAAGTTGAGGGTTATTGACCGGTACAGAGGGTAACACTTTTGTGTAGCAAGCATGCAACACCTACAAGCACAAAGTGCAACGTAGATAAATGACTTGCAAAAGGATTCTGTCTTCCAGTTATAGGCATTTCAAATTCACTGTGAACTACATCGCTTATCACATAGGTAATATCTACTTCCCACTTCTTTTGCTATCTAGGAATAACTTCTATAACAAACCAGCATGAGTATCTATTATAAACATAACTTAGTACCTGgttatgaataaaaaatactccctccatccatcaactaatttaaaatattgaactaTTCTAATTCAATTTAGCTCCAAAGGTTAGTTAAATTGACTCTCATCAAGCGAAACatgataagtaaaagtgaatagAGAGAGTATTATATAAGTCAAATAAACTACTTTAAAACCATAAAGAGTACAATttgcagaaaaaaaaaagaaacttattACATTCAATCAAATAAAAACCAAATCATGAATACCCAAGGGTCTGAACTAGTGGTCAATAACGTGGTTGAGTACTATGAGATTGAGGTCTCACGTTCAATTCCCGACACCTTCCCATCTTTCCTAGCCTTGATGAACAGAGTTACTTGGTCTCACCAATTACTAGTGGGAGATCACAGGTAtccgtggatttagtcgaggtgtgcNNNNNNNNNNNNNNNNNNNNNNNNNNNNNNNNNNNNNNNNNNNNNNNNNNNNNNNNNNNNNNNNNNNNNNNNNNNNNNNNNNNNNNNNNNNNNNNNNNNNNNNNNNNNNNNNNNNNNNNNNNNNNNNNNNNNNNNNNNNNNNNNNNNNNNNNNNNNNNNNNNNNNNNNNNNNNNNNNNNNNNNNNNNNNNNNNNNNNNNNNNNNNNNNNNNNNNNNNNNNNNNNNNNNNNNNNNNNNNNNNNNNNNNNNNNNNNNNNNNNNNNNNNNNNNNNNNNNNNNNNNNNNNNNNNNNNNNNNNNNNNNNNNNNNNNNNNNNNNNNNNNNNNNNNNNNNNNNNNNNNNNNNNNNNNNNNNNNNNNNNNNNNNNNNNNNNNNNNNNNNNNNNNNNNNNNNNNNNNNNNNNNNNNNNNNNNNNNNNNNNNNNNNNNNNNNNNNNNNNNNNNNNNNNNNNNNNNNNNNNNNNNNNNNNNNNNNNNNNNNNNNNNNNNNNNNNNNNNNNNNNNNNNNNNNNNNNNNNNNNNNNNNNNNNNNNNNNNNNNNNNNNNNNNNNNNNNNNNNNNNNNNNNNNNNNNNNNNNNNNNNNNNNNNNNNNNNNNNNNNNNNNNNNNNNNNNNNNNNNNNNNNNNNNNNNNNNNNNNNNNNNNNNNNNNNNNNNNNNNNNNNNNNNNNNNNNNNNNNNNNNNNNNNNNNNNNNNNNNNNNNNNNNNNNNNNNNNNNNNNNNNNNNNNNNNNNNNNNNNNNNNNNNNNNNNNNNNNNNNNNNNNNNNNNNNNNNNNNNNNNNNNNNNNNNNNNNNNNNNNNNNNNNNNNNNNNNNNNNNNNNNNNNNNNNNNNNNNNNNNNNNNNNNNNNNNNNNNNNNNNNNNNNNNNNNNNNNNNNNNNNNNNNNNNNNNNNNNNNNNNNNNNNNNNNNNNNNNNNNNNNNNNNNNNNNNNNNNNNNNNNNNNNNNNNNNNNNNNNNNNNNNNNNNNNNNNNNNNNNNNNNNNNNNNNNNNNNNNNNNNNNNNNNNNNNNNNNNNNNNNNNNNNNNNNNNNNNNNNNNNNNNNNNNNNNNNNNNNNNNNNNNNNNNNNNNNNNNNNNNNNNNNNNNNNNNNNNNNNNNNNNNNNNNNNNNNNNNNNNNNNNNNNNNNNNNNNNNNNNNNNNNNNNNNNNNNNNNNNNNNNNNNNNNNNNNNNNNNNNNNNNNNNNNNNNNNNNNNNNNNNNNNNNNNNNNNNNNNNNNNNNNNNNNNNNNNNNNNNNNNNNNNNNNNNNNNNNNNNNNNNNNNNNNNNNNNNNNNNNNNNNNNNNNNNNNNNNNNNNNNNNNNNNNNNNNNNNNNNNNNNNNNNNNNNNNNNNNNNNNNNNNNNNNNNNNNNNNNNNNNNNNNNNNNNNNNNNNNNNNNNNNNNNNNNNNNNNNNNNNNNNNNNNNNNNNNNNNNNNNNNNNNNNNNNNNNNNNNNNNNNNNNNNNNNNNNNNNNNNNNNNNNNNNNNNNNNNNNNNNNNNNNNNNNNNNNNNNNNNNNNNNNNNNNNNNNNNNNNNNNNNNNNNNNNNNNNNNNNNNNNNNNNNNNNNNNNNNNNNNNNNNNNNNNNNNNNNNNNNNNNNNNNNNNNNNNNNNNNNNNNNNNNNNNNNNNNNNNNNNNNNNNNNNNNNNNNNNNNNNNNNNNNNNNNNNNNNNNNNNNNNNNNNNNNNNNNNNNNNNNNNNNNNNNNNNNNNNNNNNNNNNNNNNNNNNNNNNNNNNNNNNNNNNNNNNNNNNNNNNNNNNNNNNNNNNNNNNNNNNNNNNNNNNNNNNNNNNNNNNNNNNNNNNNNNNNNNNNNNNNNNNNNNNNNNNNNNNNNNNNNNNNNNNNNNNNNNNNNNNNNNNNNNNNNNNNNNNNNNNNNNNNNNNNNNNNNNNNNNNNNNNNNNNNNNNNNNNNNNNNNNNNNNNNNNNNNNNNNNNNNNNNNNNNNNNNNNNNNNNNNNNNNNNNNNNNNNNNNNNNNNNNNNNNNNNNNNNNNNNNNNNNNNNNNNNNNNNNNNNNNNNNNNNNNNNNNNNNNNNNNNNNNNNNNNNNNNNNNNNNNNNNNNNNNNNNNNNNNNNNNNNNNNNNNNNNNNNNNNNNNNNNNNNNNNNNNNNNNNNNNNNNNNNNNNNNNNNNNNNNNNNNNNNNNNNNNNNNNNNNNNNNNNNNNNNNNNNNNNNNNNNNNNNNNNNNNNNNNNNNNNNNNNNNNNNNNNNNNNNNNNNNNNNNNNNNNNNNNNNNNNNNNNNNNNNNNNNNNNNNNNNNNNNNNNNNNNNNNNNNNNNNNNNNNNNNNNNNNNNNNNNNNNNNNNNNNNNNNNNNNNNNNNNNNNNNNNNNNNNNNNNNNNNNNNNNNNNNNNNNNNNNNNNNNNNNNNNNNNNNNNNNNNNNNNNNNNNNNNNNNNNNNNNNNNNNNNNNNNNNNNNNNNNNNNNNNNNNNNNNNNNNNNNNNNNNNNNNNNNNNNNNNNNNNNNNNNNNNNNNNNNNNNNNNNNNNNNNNNNNNNNNNNNNNNNNNNNNNNNNNNNNNNNNNNNNNNNNNNNNNNNNNNNNNNNNNNNNNNNNNNNNNNNNNNNNNNNNNNNNNNNNNNNNNNNNNNNNNNNNNNNNNNNNNNNNNNNNNNNNNNNNNNNNNNNNNNNNNNNNNNNNNNNNNNNNNNNNNNNNNNNNNNNNNNNNNNNNNNNNNNNNNNNNNNNNNNNNNNNNNNNNNNNNNNNNNNNNNNNNNNNNNNNNNNNNNNNNNNNNNNNNNNNNNNNNNNNNNNNNNNNNNNNNNNNNNNNNNNNNNNNNNNNNNNNNNNNNNNNNNNNNNNNNNNNNNNNNNNNNNNNNNNNNNNNNNNNNNNNNNNNNNNNNNNNNNNNNNNNNNNNNNNNNNNNNNNNNNNNNNNNNNNNNNNNNNNNNNNNNNNNNNNNNNNNNNNNNNNNNNNNNNNNNNNNNNNNNNNNNNNNNNNNNNNNNNNNNNNNNNNNNNNNNNNNNNNNNNNNNNNNNNNNNNNNNNNNNNNNNNNNNNNNNNNNNNNNNNNNGATGTGGGTGAATTCTTCTTAATGgatcaaaacttaaaaaaaaaaaaaatttaagaaaaatgacgtggacctctaataagagacCACGTGGCAAAACAGTTTTTTAGAAAACCACctttaaaaagtaatgacatggatgTTTTATAACGGCAatgacatgaatgagcccaactctTAACGGATAACATAAATGaatcatttctgatagttca
Proteins encoded:
- the LOC107848772 gene encoding protein adenylyltransferase SelO isoform X1 (The sequence of the model RefSeq protein was modified relative to this genomic sequence to represent the inferred CDS: added 285 bases not found in genome assembly); translation: MLSHISTSPFFLRPSLLLPSTTAKLPYYPFQFPIQQKRHRFVLSETRAAAATSMDSVAIENVEKRCKLSLEELNWDNSFVNELPADPINDNIPRQVLHACYTKVLPSVPVNNPQLVAWSDSVAELLELDPKEFERPDFPLIFSGASPLVGAISYAQNYGGHQFGTWAGQLGDGRAITLGEILNSKSQRWELQLKGAGKTPYSRFADGLAVLRSSIREFLCSEAMHGLGIPTTQALCLVTTGKDVLRDMFYDGNPKNEPGAIVCRVAQSFLRFGSYQLHASRGKRDFEIVCALADYAIRYHFPHLENRTRSEGISLNAGEENNSAVDLTSNKYAAWAVEVAERTASTIARWQDVGFTHGVMNTDNMSVLGLTIDYGPFGFLDAFDPSYTPNTTDLPGRRYCFANQPDVGLWNIAQFTAALSTAELLSDEEADYVMERYGNKFMDDYQDIMTRKLGLANYNQKLISELLKNMAIDKVDYTNFFRSLSNIKADPAIPEDKLLIPLKAVLLDIGMERNEAWTSWVKWYIHELSTTGVSDEERKISMNSINPKYILRNYLCQSAIDAAEKGDFGEVWQLLKVMQCPFDEQPGMDKYAQLPPAWASRPGVCMLSCSS
- the LOC107848772 gene encoding protein adenylyltransferase SelO isoform X2 (The sequence of the model RefSeq protein was modified relative to this genomic sequence to represent the inferred CDS: added 285 bases not found in genome assembly) is translated as MLSHISTSPFFLRPSLLLPSTTAKLPYYPFQFPIQQKRHRFVLSETRAAAATSMDSVAIENVEKRCKLSLEELNWDNSFVNELPADPINDNIPRQVLHACYTKVLPSVPVNNPQLVAWSDSVAELLELDPKEFERPDFPLIFSGASPLVGAISYAQNYGGHQFGTWAGQLGDGRAITLGEILNSKSQRWELQLKGAGKTPYSRFADGLAVLRSSIREFLCSEAMHGLGIPTTQALCLVTTGKDVLRDMFYDGNPKNEPGAIVCRVAQSFLRFGSYQLHASRGKRDFEIVCALADYAIRYHFPHLENRTRSEGISLNAGEENNSAVDLTSNKYAAWAVEVAERTASTIARWQDVGFTHGVMNTDNMSVLGLTIDYGPFGFLDAFDPSYTPNTTDLPGRRYCFANQPDVGLWNIAQFTAALSTAELLSDEEADYVMERYGNKFMDDYQDIMTRKLGLANYNQKLISELLKNMAIDKVDYTNFFRSLSNIKADPAIPEDKLLIPLKAVLLDIGMERNEAWTSWVKWYIHEAPVMQVETESSFHP